One segment of Thermococcus sp. AM4 DNA contains the following:
- the hydD gene encoding NADPH-dependent hydrogenase/sulfhydrogenase 1 subunit delta, translating to MEEKKVRIGFYALTSCYGCQLQLAMMDELLKLLPRAEIVCWYMLDRNSVEDEPVDIAFIEGSVSTEEEVELVKKIRENAKIVVAVGSCAVQGGVQSWEKDKPLEELWKTVYGDGKVKFQPKMAEPVSKYIKVDYNIYGCPPEKKDFLYALGTFLVGSWPEDIDYPVCLECRLKGNPCVLLERGEPCLGPITRAGCDARCPGFGIACIGCRGAIGYDVAWFDSLARVFKEKGLTKEEILERMKIFNAHNEKLEEMVEKIFGGESG from the coding sequence ATGGAGGAGAAGAAAGTCAGGATTGGGTTTTACGCTCTAACGAGCTGTTACGGCTGTCAGCTCCAGCTGGCGATGATGGACGAACTGCTCAAGCTCCTTCCCAGGGCCGAGATAGTCTGCTGGTACATGCTCGACAGGAACAGCGTCGAGGATGAGCCCGTCGATATCGCGTTCATCGAGGGTAGCGTCTCGACGGAGGAAGAGGTTGAGCTCGTCAAGAAAATCCGCGAGAACGCGAAGATTGTGGTGGCTGTCGGTTCCTGTGCCGTTCAGGGCGGAGTTCAGAGCTGGGAGAAGGACAAACCCCTCGAAGAGCTCTGGAAGACAGTCTACGGCGACGGAAAGGTCAAGTTCCAGCCCAAGATGGCCGAACCCGTCTCGAAGTACATCAAGGTAGACTACAACATCTACGGCTGTCCGCCGGAGAAGAAGGACTTCCTCTACGCCCTTGGAACGTTCCTCGTCGGCTCGTGGCCAGAAGATATAGACTACCCGGTCTGCCTTGAGTGCAGGCTGAAGGGCAACCCGTGCGTACTCCTTGAGAGGGGCGAGCCCTGCCTCGGCCCGATAACGAGGGCCGGCTGTGACGCGAGGTGTCCGGGCTTTGGAATAGCGTGCATCGGTTGCAGAGGTGCGATAGGCTACGACGTTGCCTGGTTCGACTCCCTCGCGAGGGTCTTCAAGGAGAAGGGCCTGACCAAGGAGGAAATCCTCGAGAGGATGAAGATTTTCAACGCCCACAACGAGAAGCTTGAGGAGATGGTTGAGAAAATCTTCGGAGGGGAGAGCGGATGA
- the hydG gene encoding NADPH-dependent hydrogenase/sulfhydrogenase 1 subunit gamma — translation MSEVVPKEIMMPDDNPYALHRVKVLRVYKLTEKEKLFLFRFEDPEIAETWTFKPGQFVQLTIPGVGEVPISICSSPMRRGFFELCIRKAGRVTTVVHRLQPGDTVLVRGPYGNGFPVDDWEGMDLLLIAAGLGTAPLRSVFLYAMDNRWKYGNITFINTARYGKDLLFYKELEAMKDLAEAENVKIIQSVTRDPDWPGRHGRPQKFIVEANTNPKKTAVAICGPPRMYKSVFESLINYGYRPENIYVTLERKMKCGIGKCGHCVAGTSTSWKYICKDGPVFGYFDIISTPGLLD, via the coding sequence ATGAGCGAGGTCGTTCCCAAGGAGATTATGATGCCCGACGATAACCCCTACGCCCTCCACAGGGTTAAGGTCCTCAGGGTTTACAAGCTCACCGAGAAGGAGAAGCTCTTCCTCTTCCGCTTCGAGGACCCCGAGATAGCCGAGACCTGGACGTTCAAGCCCGGCCAGTTCGTCCAGCTCACGATTCCGGGAGTTGGAGAGGTTCCAATAAGCATCTGCTCCTCGCCGATGAGGAGGGGCTTCTTCGAACTGTGCATCAGGAAGGCTGGAAGGGTCACCACCGTCGTCCACAGGCTCCAGCCCGGCGATACAGTTCTCGTCCGTGGGCCGTACGGCAACGGCTTCCCGGTCGATGACTGGGAGGGCATGGACCTGCTCCTCATAGCGGCGGGTCTCGGAACGGCACCGCTGAGGAGCGTCTTCCTCTACGCGATGGACAACCGCTGGAAGTACGGCAACATAACCTTCATCAACACCGCCCGCTACGGAAAGGACCTGCTCTTCTACAAGGAGCTGGAGGCCATGAAGGACCTCGCCGAGGCTGAGAACGTCAAGATAATCCAGAGCGTAACCAGAGACCCCGACTGGCCAGGAAGGCACGGAAGGCCCCAGAAGTTCATAGTCGAGGCCAACACCAACCCGAAGAAGACGGCAGTGGCTATCTGCGGTCCGCCGAGGATGTACAAGTCGGTCTTCGAGTCGCTCATCAACTACGGGTACAGGCCGGAGAACATCTACGTGACGCTGGAGAGGAAGATGAAGTGCGGAATAGGAAAATGTGGCCACTGCGTTGCCGGAACGAGCACGAGCTGGAAGTACATCTGCAAAGATGGCCCGGTCTTTGGCTACTTCGACATAATATCAACGCCCGGCCTGCTGGACTGA
- a CDS encoding Rossmann-like domain-containing protein, producing MLLKVIKHRALELSSGLELVDFGFALPYTWILVEGERGRALGVAMTLPEEIQRYTNSIGEPSIEAFIERADSMNVIERTLGLAAINAISQYHIDLSNAEKTDVLELLPERPGKVALIGNMPPLAKELRERGYELYVFERNPKLWDRETLSDTLEYHLLPEMDVVIASASCLVNGTIDLLLDRAKRAELFVLTGPTGQLLPEFLSGTRVTHLASMKVIDIGKALLGLKLGSFRGFEKGNVKYVVEVE from the coding sequence ATGCTCCTGAAGGTTATCAAACACAGGGCACTGGAGCTCTCGTCAGGGCTTGAGCTTGTTGATTTTGGCTTCGCCCTGCCTTACACGTGGATTCTCGTTGAAGGAGAAAGGGGCAGAGCCCTCGGGGTTGCGATGACCCTTCCCGAGGAAATTCAGCGCTACACGAACTCGATAGGTGAGCCCTCGATTGAGGCGTTCATCGAAAGGGCCGACAGTATGAACGTCATCGAGAGAACCCTTGGGCTCGCAGCGATTAATGCTATTTCTCAGTACCATATTGACCTAAGCAACGCTGAAAAAACCGATGTTCTGGAGCTCCTGCCCGAAAGGCCCGGAAAGGTGGCCTTAATCGGCAACATGCCTCCTCTGGCGAAGGAGCTTCGGGAAAGGGGTTATGAGCTCTACGTCTTTGAGAGGAATCCCAAGCTGTGGGACAGGGAGACGCTCAGCGACACCCTCGAGTACCACCTGCTTCCCGAAATGGACGTTGTGATAGCGAGCGCGAGCTGTCTCGTGAACGGAACGATAGACCTTCTCCTCGACAGGGCAAAACGGGCGGAACTCTTCGTCCTGACCGGGCCGACGGGACAGCTTTTACCGGAGTTCCTCAGTGGAACGCGCGTTACCCATCTGGCTTCTATGAAGGTGATCGATATCGGAAAGGCCCTCCTCGGCCTCAAGCTCGGCTCCTTCAGGGGCTTTGAGAAGGGGAACGTCAAGTACGTGGTCGAGGTCGAATGA
- a CDS encoding type II toxin-antitoxin system VapC family toxin, whose translation MRHTLVDTSVLVEYLKGNKRAVSLISNLLQSGAILYINPIIFSEVVYVAMGFLSGRAPRTIKGNPERLPDGLDTVFMILSDYAFMEITRESITIAKRLIKEYAMLPNDALILATYIEHGFALATLDEDFFEPAKKEKVELIS comes from the coding sequence ATGAGGCACACGTTGGTAGATACCTCCGTTCTGGTTGAGTACCTGAAAGGCAACAAGAGAGCCGTTTCGTTAATATCCAACCTCCTTCAGAGTGGCGCTATCCTCTATATTAATCCGATAATCTTCAGCGAAGTTGTTTACGTTGCGATGGGTTTCCTGTCAGGTAGGGCACCCAGAACGATTAAAGGAAACCCCGAAAGGCTCCCAGATGGCCTCGATACGGTATTTATGATTCTCTCTGATTACGCGTTCATGGAAATTACCAGAGAAAGCATTACTATTGCCAAAAGGTTGATTAAGGAGTACGCCATGCTCCCGAACGATGCACTAATCCTCGCGACATACATCGAGCACGGCTTTGCCTTAGCTACGCTCGACGAGGACTTCTTCGAACCGGCAAAGAAAGAAAAAGTTGAGCTGATTTCCTGA
- a CDS encoding hydrogenase maturation protease, whose protein sequence is MGSLILALGNELMKDDGAGLKIGRILAEKGYNVLEVGTDIFMLSNHYNGEERLIIVDAILSEKFKPGEVIHLKGEEVFEKLRAEIRSAHFMGAIDGLKLLMKLDERLARAEVHFVGIVAKEIDLGTELSEEVRDAIPRAVKLIEELY, encoded by the coding sequence ATGGGAAGCCTTATCCTTGCCCTTGGGAACGAGCTGATGAAGGACGATGGAGCCGGCCTTAAAATCGGCAGAATCCTCGCGGAGAAGGGCTACAACGTTCTTGAGGTTGGGACAGACATCTTCATGCTTTCGAACCACTACAACGGCGAGGAGAGGCTGATAATCGTCGATGCGATACTGAGCGAGAAGTTCAAGCCGGGAGAGGTAATACACCTCAAAGGTGAGGAGGTCTTCGAGAAGCTGAGGGCGGAGATAAGGAGCGCACACTTCATGGGGGCGATAGACGGCCTCAAGCTTCTCATGAAGCTCGACGAGAGGCTCGCTAGGGCGGAGGTTCACTTCGTGGGAATAGTTGCGAAGGAGATCGACCTTGGAACCGAGCTCAGCGAAGAGGTTCGGGATGCGATACCAAGGGCCGTTAAGCTGATCGAGGAGCTTTATTAA
- a CDS encoding DUF2250 domain-containing protein — translation MRRRSLRSGSAMGGGNTRGEHLGSYRGLELLPVHLYVLVHLKKAGVDYAKMMAKVSGLPLELIEDAINDLLELRLIERDSGSAIKRSKARFKKAFEVHKHHTYYRLSREGELFVRSIDGRWLKRYFNALFPDGWKVVNALAESRDVREACRKVPISDATIEELKILRFITEKGRKTEFLKRLWEFLK, via the coding sequence ATGAGGAGAAGGTCCTTGAGGAGCGGTTCGGCGATGGGTGGCGGAAATACGCGAGGAGAACACCTCGGTTCATACCGAGGCCTTGAGCTCCTGCCTGTTCACCTCTACGTTCTCGTCCATCTGAAGAAAGCAGGGGTTGACTACGCCAAGATGATGGCGAAGGTGAGCGGTTTACCCCTTGAGCTCATCGAAGACGCGATAAACGACCTCCTCGAGCTTCGTTTGATTGAGCGCGACTCTGGGAGCGCGATAAAAAGAAGTAAGGCGCGCTTCAAGAAGGCCTTCGAGGTTCACAAGCACCACACCTACTACCGCCTTTCGCGAGAGGGTGAGCTCTTCGTCCGCTCGATTGACGGGAGGTGGCTTAAGAGGTACTTCAACGCCCTCTTTCCCGACGGCTGGAAGGTCGTTAACGCCCTTGCAGAAAGCAGGGATGTGAGGGAAGCGTGCAGGAAAGTCCCAATAAGCGACGCCACCATCGAGGAACTCAAAATCCTGCGCTTCATAACTGAAAAGGGCAGAAAAACGGAGTTCCTCAAGAGGCTGTGGGAGTTCCTCAAGTAA
- a CDS encoding isoprenylcysteine carboxylmethyltransferase family protein translates to MKFLGIEPKVALFAFPYALISFYLNSALGLQTLRFPEVGAFLVIVGVALWLICYLQVSRAYRKGELLTEGCYSRVRHPIYSIWGLLIIPGFSLTIGGFMLGLPMVYWFAVVKFIGDEEKVLEERFGDGWRKYARRTPRFIPRP, encoded by the coding sequence ATGAAGTTCCTCGGGATAGAGCCGAAGGTGGCGCTTTTCGCTTTTCCCTACGCGCTCATCTCCTTCTACCTGAACTCCGCCCTTGGGCTCCAGACTCTGCGATTCCCGGAAGTTGGGGCCTTTCTCGTTATCGTCGGAGTCGCACTGTGGCTCATCTGCTACCTTCAGGTTTCAAGGGCTTACCGAAAAGGCGAACTGCTGACTGAAGGCTGTTATTCCCGCGTCAGGCACCCGATATACTCAATCTGGGGCCTCCTGATAATCCCCGGCTTCTCCCTCACCATAGGAGGCTTCATGCTCGGCTTACCCATGGTTTACTGGTTCGCCGTGGTGAAGTTTATAGGCGATGAGGAGAAGGTCCTTGAGGAGCGGTTCGGCGATGGGTGGCGGAAATACGCGAGGAGAACACCTCGGTTCATACCGAGGCCTTGA
- a CDS encoding NifB/NifX family molybdenum-iron cluster-binding protein — translation MRCLKVAFGMEDDEHLIDAHYGDSEFFAIYEVCEDGSVRLIEKRPNKAKDFEEEHDEGHGDPRKFKAVVSQLLDVDVLAAFRMGPNFLRIRDKTNKVAFFTRTRDLKLALQRLIENFDDLWEQVQAKKAEKPPIEE, via the coding sequence ATGAGGTGCCTCAAAGTCGCGTTCGGAATGGAGGACGATGAACACCTTATTGATGCCCACTACGGAGATTCGGAGTTCTTCGCAATCTATGAAGTCTGCGAAGATGGAAGCGTGAGGCTCATCGAGAAGAGGCCGAACAAAGCTAAAGATTTTGAAGAAGAGCACGACGAAGGCCACGGCGACCCGAGAAAGTTCAAGGCCGTCGTAAGCCAGCTCCTTGACGTTGACGTTCTTGCGGCTTTCAGGATGGGGCCGAACTTCCTGAGGATTCGCGACAAGACCAACAAGGTCGCCTTCTTCACGAGGACGAGAGATTTGAAGCTCGCCCTGCAGAGGCTCATTGAGAACTTCGACGACCTCTGGGAGCAGGTGCAGGCGAAGAAGGCCGAAAAGCCCCCAATCGAGGAGTGA
- the tsaA gene encoding tRNA (N6-threonylcarbamoyladenosine(37)-N6)-methyltransferase TrmO, which translates to MEFKYRAIGVIHSPFKEPKGVPIQASAAKGIKGWVEVFPEYAAGLKDLDGFSHIILVYHFHLAGKGKLLVRPYMDEEEHGVFATRAPSRPNPIGISVVRLVRVEGNVLHIEDVDIVDGTPVLDIKPYVPEFDVREVERIGWLEERVHRLEKTRDDGRFIRPRPRT; encoded by the coding sequence ATGGAGTTCAAATATCGAGCGATTGGAGTGATACACAGCCCGTTTAAGGAGCCGAAGGGCGTTCCTATTCAGGCCTCGGCCGCAAAGGGGATTAAGGGATGGGTTGAGGTCTTCCCCGAGTACGCCGCGGGACTGAAAGACCTCGATGGATTCTCACACATAATCCTGGTCTACCACTTCCACCTAGCGGGGAAGGGGAAGTTACTCGTCAGGCCGTACATGGACGAGGAAGAACACGGCGTCTTCGCGACGAGGGCACCGAGCAGGCCGAACCCGATTGGGATTTCTGTGGTGAGGCTCGTCCGCGTCGAGGGGAACGTTCTGCACATTGAGGACGTTGATATCGTCGATGGAACCCCTGTCCTCGACATAAAGCCCTACGTGCCCGAGTTCGACGTCAGGGAAGTTGAGAGAATCGGCTGGCTTGAGGAGAGGGTTCACAGGCTCGAAAAAACGAGGGACGACGGGAGGTTCATTCGACCTCGACCACGTACTTGA
- a CDS encoding SufD family Fe-S cluster assembly protein: MTETITMSDAKAIIENQIEELAKRNREPEWMTRIRYKALEAFERAPLNDPVISEEELLQFIAKPEIEGLPEKVESLDDLPPEMKALLDRLGISEVEQKYIAGLAVQTDTGVIYNEFLKEWAKKGLIVLPTEEAVRKYPDLVKEHFLKLFRVDESKLTAYHTAVWNGGIFLYVKEGLKVPFPLHLFFLIQESALAQAPHIIIIAEKNTEFHLIEGCTAPILVKHSLHLDMTEAYFHENAKGQLTVLQNWPEYVHTRPMTRAKIGKGARFINTTVGLGTGRSNVANPKYWVDENGYVELNGILLGQKDWFVDLGGEMYLQGKGAGGINASKAVIMDESTVITRGIIRAEAPKTKGHISCDALLLSDRATMETYPGLVSKVDDAELSHEAAIGKIREEELFYLMSRGLDEEKATQLIVKGFLEPMLKDIPMEFLVEIRKIIELAVSGGM, from the coding sequence ATGACCGAGACGATAACCATGAGCGATGCCAAGGCTATAATCGAGAACCAGATTGAAGAACTTGCAAAGAGGAACAGGGAACCGGAGTGGATGACGAGGATAAGGTACAAGGCGTTAGAAGCGTTCGAGAGGGCCCCGCTGAACGACCCGGTCATAAGCGAGGAGGAACTGCTCCAGTTCATAGCGAAGCCCGAAATCGAGGGCCTGCCCGAGAAGGTCGAGAGCCTCGACGATTTGCCACCGGAGATGAAGGCTCTCCTCGACAGGCTCGGCATCTCTGAGGTCGAGCAGAAGTACATAGCCGGCTTAGCGGTTCAGACCGACACCGGAGTCATCTACAACGAGTTCCTCAAGGAGTGGGCCAAGAAGGGCCTGATAGTCCTTCCGACCGAGGAGGCGGTGAGAAAGTATCCCGACCTCGTCAAGGAGCACTTCCTCAAGCTCTTCCGCGTTGACGAGAGCAAGCTTACGGCCTACCATACGGCAGTCTGGAACGGGGGAATCTTCCTCTACGTCAAGGAAGGCCTTAAGGTTCCGTTCCCGCTTCACCTGTTCTTCCTGATACAGGAGAGCGCCCTTGCTCAGGCTCCGCACATCATCATAATCGCGGAGAAGAACACGGAGTTCCATCTCATAGAGGGCTGTACGGCTCCGATACTCGTCAAGCACTCACTCCACCTTGACATGACCGAGGCGTACTTCCACGAGAACGCCAAAGGCCAGCTGACCGTCCTGCAGAACTGGCCGGAGTACGTCCACACGAGGCCCATGACGAGGGCGAAGATTGGAAAGGGGGCGCGCTTCATCAACACCACCGTCGGCCTCGGAACCGGAAGGAGCAACGTCGCCAATCCAAAGTACTGGGTTGATGAGAACGGCTACGTCGAGCTGAACGGTATCTTGCTCGGCCAGAAGGACTGGTTCGTGGACCTGGGTGGCGAGATGTATCTCCAGGGCAAAGGCGCCGGGGGAATAAACGCGAGCAAGGCCGTCATAATGGACGAGAGCACCGTCATAACGCGCGGAATCATAAGGGCTGAGGCGCCAAAGACGAAGGGCCACATAAGCTGTGATGCCCTTCTCCTCAGCGACAGGGCCACGATGGAGACCTACCCCGGGCTGGTCAGCAAGGTTGACGACGCCGAGCTGAGCCACGAGGCAGCGATAGGCAAGATACGCGAGGAGGAGCTGTTCTACCTCATGAGCAGGGGACTCGACGAGGAGAAGGCGACACAGCTCATAGTGAAGGGCTTCCTCGAGCCAATGCTCAAGGACATTCCGATGGAGTTCCTCGTCGAGATAAGGAAGATAATAGAGCTAGCGGTCAGCGGGGGCATGTGA
- a CDS encoding ferritin family protein, with translation MKALERIEIRKAEVYRALLPLVPRDFKDDLKLLANHAERNAKLLREVDVPPNTKGMKEVEVALGFLEKALTDPEATVEDYYRYAIDAEEATARLYSELSMKAKSEKTRRLFRWLAEISREHAEILRRHLEMWEFMQESVEEEEIPEDLIEQWFEDIDL, from the coding sequence ATGAAGGCTCTGGAGAGGATAGAGATCCGGAAGGCCGAGGTTTACAGGGCGTTGCTCCCGCTCGTCCCGAGGGACTTCAAAGACGACCTCAAACTGCTAGCGAACCACGCGGAGAGGAACGCAAAGCTGCTCAGGGAAGTGGACGTGCCGCCCAACACCAAGGGGATGAAGGAAGTTGAAGTCGCACTGGGGTTCCTTGAGAAAGCCCTCACAGACCCGGAAGCGACCGTCGAGGACTACTACCGCTACGCCATCGACGCGGAGGAAGCGACGGCAAGGCTTTACTCGGAGCTGAGCATGAAGGCCAAATCCGAGAAGACGAGGAGGCTCTTCCGCTGGCTGGCAGAGATAAGCAGGGAGCACGCCGAAATCCTGAGGAGGCACCTCGAGATGTGGGAGTTCATGCAGGAGAGCGTTGAAGAGGAAGAGATTCCAGAGGATTTAATCGAGCAGTGGTTCGAGGACATCGACCTGTGA
- the hydB gene encoding NADPH-dependent hydrogenase/sulfhydrogenase 1 subunit beta produces the protein MRYVKLPRENTYAFLERLKEWGKLYAPVKISEKFYDFREVDDVRKVEFHYNRTIMPPKKFFFRPREKLFEFDLSKPEYRETIEDVEPFVLFGVHACDIFGLKILDTVYLDELPDKYYKVRREKGIIIGISCMPDEYCFCNLRETDFADDGFDLFFHELPDGWLVRVGSPKGHRIVDKNIKLFEEVTTEDICAFREFERKRSQAFKYHEDWGDLRYLLELEMQHPMWEEESEKCLACGICNTTCPTCRCYEVQDIVNLDGVTGYRERRWDSCQFRSHGLVAGGHNFRPTKKDRFMNRYLCKNSYNEKLGLSFCVGCGRCTAFCPAGISFVRNLRVILGLEERSCPAKIAEEIPKKGFAYAENIRGEDV, from the coding sequence TTGAGATACGTTAAACTGCCAAGGGAAAACACCTACGCCTTCCTTGAAAGGCTCAAGGAGTGGGGCAAGCTCTACGCCCCGGTCAAGATATCGGAGAAGTTCTACGACTTCCGCGAAGTTGACGACGTCAGGAAGGTGGAGTTCCACTACAACAGGACGATAATGCCCCCGAAGAAGTTCTTCTTCAGGCCAAGGGAGAAGCTCTTCGAGTTCGACCTCAGCAAGCCGGAGTACAGGGAGACCATTGAGGACGTTGAGCCCTTCGTGCTCTTCGGCGTTCACGCCTGCGACATCTTCGGTCTCAAGATACTCGACACCGTTTACCTCGACGAGCTCCCCGACAAGTACTACAAGGTTCGCAGGGAGAAGGGAATCATAATAGGAATCAGCTGTATGCCCGACGAGTACTGCTTCTGCAACCTCCGCGAGACTGACTTCGCCGATGACGGCTTCGACCTGTTCTTCCACGAGCTCCCCGACGGCTGGCTGGTCAGGGTTGGCTCGCCCAAGGGACACAGGATAGTTGACAAGAACATCAAGCTCTTCGAGGAGGTAACCACTGAGGACATCTGCGCCTTCAGGGAGTTCGAGAGGAAGAGGAGTCAAGCGTTTAAGTACCACGAGGACTGGGGAGACCTGCGCTACCTGCTCGAGCTTGAGATGCAGCACCCGATGTGGGAGGAGGAGAGCGAGAAGTGTCTCGCCTGCGGAATCTGCAACACGACCTGCCCGACCTGCCGTTGCTATGAGGTTCAAGATATCGTAAACCTTGACGGCGTAACCGGCTACCGCGAGAGGCGCTGGGATTCCTGCCAGTTCAGGAGCCACGGCCTCGTTGCCGGAGGCCACAACTTCAGACCCACCAAAAAGGACCGCTTTATGAACCGTTACCTCTGTAAGAACTCCTACAATGAGAAGCTCGGGTTAAGCTTCTGCGTCGGTTGCGGTCGCTGTACCGCCTTCTGCCCGGCAGGCATAAGCTTCGTTCGCAACCTGCGCGTTATCCTCGGCCTTGAGGAGCGCTCCTGCCCGGCCAAGATAGCCGAGGAGATACCGAAGAAGGGCTTCGCCTACGCCGAAAACATAAGGGGTGAGGACGTATGA
- the sufC gene encoding Fe-S cluster assembly ATPase SufC has translation MLKVENLHVNVEDREILKGVDLEVKPGELHVVMGPNGSGKSTLALTIAGHPKYEVRDGRILFEGEDITELSPDERAKRGIMLAFQVPPEVEGVKIIEFLQQVLVELKGLDPVEAYDLIVEKAKELWFNEEDLHRYVNVGFSGGERKRLELLQAVLIEPKLLILDEPDSGVDVDSLSVISRKIEELHSKGTAILLITHYGRILEHIDREKITVHVMKDGRIVRTGGGELVDRIDREGFAGIFEEVGA, from the coding sequence ATGCTCAAAGTTGAGAACCTTCACGTGAACGTCGAGGACAGGGAGATACTCAAGGGGGTCGACCTGGAGGTGAAACCCGGCGAGCTGCACGTGGTAATGGGCCCGAACGGATCTGGAAAATCAACGCTCGCCTTAACCATTGCCGGTCATCCCAAGTACGAGGTCAGGGACGGGAGGATTCTCTTCGAGGGCGAAGACATAACCGAGCTGAGCCCGGACGAGAGGGCAAAGCGGGGCATTATGCTGGCCTTTCAGGTTCCGCCCGAGGTCGAGGGCGTTAAGATCATCGAGTTCCTCCAGCAGGTTCTGGTCGAGCTCAAGGGACTCGACCCGGTGGAGGCCTACGACCTTATAGTGGAAAAGGCGAAGGAGCTGTGGTTCAATGAGGAGGATCTACACCGCTACGTGAACGTCGGCTTCTCCGGTGGCGAGAGGAAGAGGCTTGAGCTTCTCCAGGCGGTTCTCATCGAGCCAAAGTTGCTGATTCTGGACGAGCCCGACAGCGGTGTTGACGTTGACTCGCTCAGCGTAATCAGCAGGAAGATTGAGGAGCTCCACAGCAAGGGAACTGCGATACTCCTGATAACCCACTACGGCAGAATCCTTGAGCATATCGACAGGGAAAAGATAACCGTCCACGTCATGAAGGACGGCAGGATCGTTCGGACCGGCGGGGGAGAGCTCGTCGACAGGATAGACAGGGAAGGCTTCGCCGGAATCTTTGAGGAGGTGGGAGCATGA
- a CDS encoding NifB/NifX family molybdenum-iron cluster-binding protein encodes MRIAVPTNGGGLEDTVAPVFARAPAFAIIDVEGEEIKNVRVIQNPAANAAGGAGPLAVQTLINEGVEAIVAPQVGPNALGAIQAAGIRLYQVAPGTPVEEAVKVVTSGTAQTTATAPVAPAYGPYPAAPTVAPVTPAYPAYPAYGFGPGRGWGRGWGRGRGWGRGWGRGGRGWGARLGYCPWTGQPSRRALRWLYGWW; translated from the coding sequence ATGAGGATCGCGGTGCCGACGAACGGTGGCGGGCTCGAGGACACGGTTGCACCGGTCTTCGCAAGGGCCCCGGCCTTCGCAATCATTGACGTTGAGGGAGAGGAGATCAAGAACGTGAGGGTGATCCAGAATCCAGCCGCAAACGCGGCCGGCGGAGCGGGACCGCTCGCAGTTCAGACACTCATAAACGAGGGCGTCGAGGCCATAGTCGCTCCGCAGGTCGGGCCGAATGCCCTCGGAGCCATCCAGGCCGCGGGAATAAGGCTCTACCAGGTCGCCCCGGGAACCCCCGTTGAGGAGGCCGTCAAGGTCGTGACCAGCGGAACTGCCCAGACAACGGCGACGGCCCCGGTTGCTCCGGCCTACGGACCGTATCCTGCCGCTCCGACGGTTGCTCCTGTTACTCCAGCGTACCCGGCTTATCCGGCCTACGGCTTCGGCCCTGGAAGGGGTTGGGGCCGCGGCTGGGGAAGAGGACGCGGATGGGGCCGTGGATGGGGCAGAGGCGGAAGAGGCTGGGGAGCGAGGCTCGGCTACTGCCCCTGGACAGGCCAGCCCAGCAGGAGAGCCCTTCGCTGGCTCTACGGCTGGTGGTGA
- a CDS encoding NifB/NifX family molybdenum-iron cluster-binding protein, with translation MRIIVSTVNGGLDDRVNPAFGRTPTFTIVDVENGEIVNVQVVPNPGYSQPRGAGVTAAQFAIDQGADVVIAGQFGPNSSGVLQAAGIRMHSAPPTMTVREAVEALLRGELGPAVFGSEGGMGGRGRGRGMGRGMGRGMRGGW, from the coding sequence ATGAGGATAATAGTCTCAACCGTGAACGGAGGGCTCGACGACAGGGTAAACCCCGCCTTCGGCAGGACTCCGACCTTCACGATAGTCGACGTTGAGAACGGGGAGATAGTGAACGTCCAGGTCGTTCCGAACCCGGGCTACAGCCAGCCGAGGGGAGCGGGGGTAACCGCGGCCCAGTTCGCCATAGACCAGGGCGCCGACGTCGTCATAGCCGGCCAGTTCGGGCCGAACTCATCGGGCGTCCTCCAGGCGGCGGGCATAAGAATGCACTCCGCACCGCCAACGATGACTGTGAGGGAGGCGGTCGAAGCGCTTCTTCGCGGGGAGCTGGGCCCGGCTGTCTTCGGTTCGGAAGGAGGCATGGGCGGAAGAGGACGCGGAAGGGGAATGGGTAGAGGAATGGGCCGGGGTATGAGGGGCGGATGGTGA